The following are from one region of the Leptospira yasudae genome:
- the secD gene encoding protein translocase subunit SecD codes for MKSATWIFLPLVIILAATIILYPNFATRELEIAVRKEFTSLPPEQKKAILAKFEERWNHEYKQSDWTISPAPTALQEEPYLLVKGRFITSAKINQISQENPELILEAKNKLRPTLVEEWVTKGRPLTIKLGLDLQGGMRVAMKGDFEDYASKLRESYIKEIETLNKTVADPSVDAKEKKKAKDRLEEIESYFELSPSRKLLELEKAKLIIDNRLTSQNLTEPQVRIQKDQDSIEVSLPGVTNSSQILEIIQNTETVEYRLEEPENSAGPGVTYAAIIQQEENKLLESGKREETDIVKYQNIVKQKLGKAEQDKFLQSLEDKYKIPKDKYRVFAYWARGNNQNSPLLPRRFIVLEKAIALDGRDMRDARPSFENNSFGYIVSFTLTSAGAEKFFEITSQNKGRNLAIVWGDKVVSAPTIRGAIAGGVAQIDGSFAKEEAVDLANVISEGALPIPLRVLEMRFIGPTLGIESIEVGMKAVMIGFVLVMLYMLLIYRLSGLVANIALFANIIILSALLSLMGFTLTLPGFAGIILTVGMAVDANVIIYERIKEEIQAGKSASVAVAQGFDNAFWTIIDSNVTTLISGILMIRLGNGPIKGFAITLCWGIVTSLFTSLFLSRLVMDLLVNKLGVQKLQIGFKKLES; via the coding sequence TTGAAATCTGCGACATGGATTTTCCTGCCGCTCGTTATTATTTTAGCGGCGACAATCATACTTTATCCCAACTTCGCAACGAGAGAATTAGAAATCGCCGTTCGAAAAGAATTCACTTCGCTCCCACCGGAACAGAAAAAAGCGATTCTTGCCAAGTTCGAAGAACGTTGGAATCACGAATACAAACAGTCCGATTGGACGATTTCTCCCGCTCCGACCGCTCTCCAAGAAGAACCGTATCTTTTGGTCAAAGGAAGATTCATCACTTCCGCAAAGATCAATCAGATCTCTCAGGAAAACCCCGAGCTGATTCTCGAAGCGAAGAATAAACTTCGCCCGACTCTCGTGGAAGAATGGGTCACCAAAGGACGTCCTCTGACGATCAAACTCGGTCTCGACTTGCAAGGCGGGATGAGAGTCGCGATGAAAGGGGATTTCGAAGACTACGCTTCCAAACTCCGTGAAAGCTATATTAAAGAAATTGAAACCTTAAATAAAACCGTAGCCGATCCTTCCGTGGACGCGAAGGAAAAGAAAAAGGCGAAGGACCGCCTCGAGGAGATCGAAAGTTATTTCGAACTTTCACCGAGCCGTAAACTTCTCGAACTCGAAAAAGCGAAACTCATCATCGACAACCGTTTGACCAGCCAGAACCTGACCGAGCCGCAGGTTCGGATTCAAAAGGATCAGGATTCGATCGAGGTTTCCCTTCCCGGTGTGACGAACTCTTCTCAGATTTTGGAAATCATCCAGAACACCGAAACCGTGGAATATCGTTTGGAAGAACCCGAAAATTCCGCAGGACCGGGTGTTACTTACGCCGCGATCATTCAACAGGAAGAAAACAAACTTCTGGAAAGCGGCAAACGCGAAGAAACCGATATCGTTAAATATCAGAACATCGTAAAACAAAAACTCGGAAAGGCGGAACAGGATAAGTTCCTTCAATCCTTGGAAGACAAATATAAAATTCCGAAGGATAAATACAGAGTGTTTGCGTATTGGGCGAGAGGGAACAATCAGAATTCTCCGTTGCTTCCGAGAAGATTTATCGTTCTTGAAAAAGCGATCGCTCTTGACGGACGGGATATGCGCGACGCAAGACCTTCTTTCGAAAACAATTCCTTCGGTTATATCGTATCGTTTACTCTGACCAGCGCGGGCGCGGAGAAATTCTTCGAGATTACTTCCCAAAACAAAGGAAGAAATCTTGCGATCGTTTGGGGCGACAAAGTCGTTTCCGCTCCTACGATCCGCGGTGCGATCGCGGGCGGTGTGGCTCAGATCGACGGATCCTTTGCAAAAGAAGAAGCGGTGGATCTTGCGAACGTGATCAGCGAAGGAGCGCTTCCGATTCCTCTCCGCGTTTTGGAGATGAGATTTATCGGACCGACTCTCGGGATCGAATCGATCGAAGTGGGGATGAAAGCCGTAATGATCGGATTCGTTCTCGTAATGTTATATATGCTGTTGATCTACAGATTGTCCGGATTGGTGGCGAACATTGCGCTCTTTGCGAACATCATCATTCTGAGCGCGCTTCTTTCCTTGATGGGATTCACTCTGACTCTTCCCGGGTTTGCGGGGATCATCTTAACGGTCGGTATGGCCGTGGATGCGAACGTGATCATCTACGAACGAATCAAGGAAGAAATCCAAGCGGGTAAATCCGCTTCGGTCGCGGTCGCACAGGGTTTTGACAACGCGTTTTGGACGATCATCGATAGTAACGTGACGACCTTGATTTCCGGAATTCTGATGATTCGTCTCGGAAACGGACCGATCAAAGGATTTGCGATCACTCTCTGCTGGGGGATTGTTACTTCACTTTTTACCTCCTTGTTTCTCAGCCGTTTGGTGATGGATCTTTTGGTCAATAAGCTGGGAGTTCAAAAACTCCAGATCGGCTTTAAAAAATTGGAGTCTTAA
- a CDS encoding DUF4349 domain-containing protein — MKQTVRFILIISLLFAFACGKKSEESKDSSSAPSEVMSRSVGSADMKKSAPMPEAEKKEAADMDDSQSFFASDKAENQLGKVFAPVASAGNERLLEYNIQLAYQCSDLIQTRKQLLDFIAKYGYLESSSATNSASPFMSARVHVRSAKLYEALLELDKLGTLLSEDISTIDHTEGMVWQKRKMTREKIRLGRRNNANSQIGAGSKNWEAIEESIASSEDELDLAEHETWKIKDRVTWATIAVSYSLPTAPDKIEVPAYKNAFVGLLNAFLQLTYYLIWWLPFLIIGGVAVYYAGVVYQAIRKRLGK, encoded by the coding sequence TTGAAACAGACAGTTCGATTCATTCTCATAATATCGTTGTTATTCGCTTTCGCGTGCGGAAAAAAAAGCGAAGAATCCAAAGACAGTTCCTCCGCTCCGAGCGAAGTGATGAGCCGATCCGTCGGTTCCGCGGATATGAAAAAATCCGCTCCAATGCCCGAAGCGGAAAAGAAAGAAGCGGCCGATATGGACGATTCTCAGAGTTTTTTCGCTTCGGATAAAGCGGAGAATCAGCTTGGTAAAGTTTTCGCGCCGGTCGCTTCCGCCGGTAACGAAAGGCTTCTCGAATACAACATTCAACTCGCGTATCAATGTTCCGATCTGATTCAAACGAGAAAGCAACTTTTGGATTTTATCGCGAAATACGGTTACTTGGAAAGCAGCTCCGCTACGAATTCCGCTTCTCCATTTATGAGCGCAAGAGTTCACGTTCGTTCGGCGAAACTCTACGAAGCTTTATTAGAACTCGATAAATTAGGAACGCTTCTTTCGGAGGATATCTCAACGATCGATCACACGGAAGGTATGGTCTGGCAAAAACGAAAGATGACCCGTGAAAAGATCCGTCTCGGGAGAAGAAACAACGCGAATAGTCAGATCGGCGCAGGTTCCAAGAACTGGGAAGCGATCGAAGAATCCATCGCAAGCAGCGAAGACGAACTCGATCTCGCGGAACACGAAACGTGGAAGATCAAAGACCGCGTAACGTGGGCTACGATCGCAGTGAGCTACAGCCTTCCCACCGCTCCCGATAAGATCGAAGTTCCCGCATATAAGAACGCTTTTGTCGGTCTCTTGAACGCGTTCCTGCAGCTTACGTATTATTTGATTTGGTGGTTGCCGTTCTTGATCATCGGCGGGGTTGCCGTATATTACGCAGGCGTCGTCTATCAAGCGATTCGAAAGAGGCTCGGAAAGTAA
- the secF gene encoding protein translocase subunit SecF: MFDFIKYKYVSISASLALIVFGFTYTFVVHGGFANSLDFNGGLRTVIEFDKNTDRKKLETYFAENNIEAVLLLLDKDKNHYQIDIGLGSVDAILQKYKQKNSLKPEDKVEVSGIDALIAIIMADFGIDKSKVLSANQVGAVVGGELSSTGTTLLGLTMAIILAYISFRFQFKFALGAIVALTHDLVLTVAFIGFFQIKPSVPIIAALLTLLGYSINDTIVVFDRIRENAAGNLNETFGQTINSAINQTLGRTFNTSFATLISIIAIIIGGATELFDFAYVLTFGIIIGTYSSIFIAAPLVDIYDHVIRKARG, encoded by the coding sequence ATGTTTGATTTTATAAAATACAAATACGTTTCCATCAGCGCTTCTCTCGCGTTAATCGTATTCGGTTTTACGTATACGTTTGTGGTTCACGGCGGTTTTGCGAATTCCCTCGACTTCAACGGAGGACTTAGAACCGTAATCGAATTTGATAAGAATACGGACCGCAAAAAGCTCGAAACCTACTTCGCGGAAAACAACATCGAAGCCGTTCTTCTTTTGCTCGATAAGGACAAGAATCACTATCAGATCGATATCGGCCTCGGTTCCGTGGACGCGATTCTTCAAAAATACAAACAGAAGAATTCTCTGAAACCGGAAGATAAGGTGGAAGTTTCCGGAATCGACGCGTTGATCGCGATCATCATGGCGGATTTCGGAATTGACAAAAGCAAGGTTCTCAGTGCGAACCAAGTCGGTGCGGTAGTAGGGGGGGAACTTTCCTCCACGGGAACCACGCTTCTCGGACTTACTATGGCGATCATTCTCGCTTATATCAGTTTTCGTTTTCAATTCAAGTTCGCATTGGGTGCGATTGTCGCCTTGACGCACGACTTGGTTTTGACCGTGGCGTTTATCGGCTTCTTTCAAATCAAACCGAGCGTTCCGATCATCGCAGCTTTGTTGACTCTTCTCGGATATTCGATCAACGATACGATCGTAGTTTTCGATAGAATTCGCGAGAATGCGGCAGGAAATCTGAACGAAACCTTCGGACAAACGATCAACTCCGCGATCAACCAAACTCTCGGAAGAACGTTTAACACGTCTTTTGCGACTTTGATTTCCATCATTGCGATCATCATCGGAGGCGCGACCGAACTCTTCGACTTCGCATACGTTTTAACGTTCGGGATCATCATCGGAACGTATTCCTCCATCTTTATCGCCGCCCCTCTCGTAGACATTTACGATCACGTAATACGAAAGGCAAGAGGCTGA
- a CDS encoding riboflavin synthase: MFTGLVETTGKILEISDTQDGRGFLVETTWVQPDIKLGDSISVNGCCQTVTEFTNNGNRFRFYSSFKTLELTNFGLLKVGEEVNLERSALPTTRLGGHLVSGHVDGTGKILSKEEREGGSVVCYTVRNDSSLSRYIAPRGSITVDGISLTVVDSRTGEFDLVLIPETLKKTNAKSWGSDTILNLEIDLVARYLEQLLKSKE; encoded by the coding sequence ATGTTTACGGGTTTAGTGGAAACGACCGGAAAAATTTTAGAGATCTCCGACACGCAGGACGGACGAGGATTTCTCGTGGAAACGACTTGGGTTCAACCCGACATCAAACTCGGAGATTCGATATCGGTCAACGGATGTTGTCAAACGGTGACGGAGTTCACGAACAACGGAAACCGTTTTCGATTTTACTCGAGCTTTAAAACTCTCGAACTCACCAACTTCGGTCTTCTCAAAGTAGGGGAAGAAGTGAACCTCGAACGAAGCGCTCTTCCTACAACTCGACTCGGAGGCCACTTGGTCAGCGGACACGTTGATGGAACCGGGAAAATTCTTTCCAAAGAAGAAAGGGAAGGCGGCTCCGTTGTCTGTTATACGGTAAGAAACGATTCTTCCCTTTCCCGATACATCGCGCCTCGGGGAAGCATCACGGTGGACGGAATTTCTCTGACTGTCGTAGATTCTCGCACGGGAGAATTCGATCTGGTTTTGATTCCGGAAACTCTCAAAAAAACAAACGCGAAGTCCTGGGGTTCCGACACGATTCTCAACTTAGAAATCGATCTCGTGGCCCGTTACTTGGAACAGCTTTTGAAGTCTAAGGAATAG
- a CDS encoding bifunctional diaminohydroxyphosphoribosylaminopyrimidine deaminase/5-amino-6-(5-phosphoribosylamino)uracil reductase RibD — MTFLPENIREEMRKLSFLSTGESSPNPPVSCIITDIENKKILAKGRTSPTGGPHAERNAYSEFVKNGLVGTAHNVWVTLEPCTHHGKTPPCLDLILEHKPKTLYYGWKDVNPLVRETDGLKKAAQAGISVVQDEDLAEIASESLFGFNSRIKYERPSLILKTAVSKEGYFAASDKSQIFLSGKLSLHLTSLLRAKCDAVLVGPGTLFYDKPGLDFRVLPAPAATEEFSDFAAERANGFANLLKNILRYGTNADVWNVHSDARTSYQPYRVFFIFEEKNISTEWIEKQKNINERNESKKCIFLLKEGAILTEETKRALFSLTDHEIFTVSTNRLAEDCFSILSSIGVNLLLVEGGNLLYETFSAKMQENDLILKIQTSRSIQNGILPSLQTNAETLVWKTEVGEDSWEAHRCLRV, encoded by the coding sequence ATGACCTTCCTCCCGGAAAACATTCGGGAGGAAATGCGTAAGCTCTCCTTCTTATCCACGGGCGAAAGTTCTCCGAACCCGCCCGTTTCTTGTATCATCACCGACATCGAAAATAAAAAAATCCTAGCGAAAGGTAGAACCTCGCCGACCGGCGGCCCTCACGCGGAACGAAACGCATATTCCGAATTCGTAAAGAACGGCTTGGTGGGAACGGCGCATAACGTGTGGGTCACGCTCGAACCCTGCACGCATCACGGAAAAACCCCTCCTTGTCTCGATCTGATTTTAGAACACAAACCGAAGACCTTGTATTACGGCTGGAAGGACGTAAACCCTCTTGTGCGGGAAACGGACGGATTGAAGAAGGCGGCGCAAGCGGGAATTTCCGTCGTGCAGGACGAGGACCTCGCAGAGATCGCCTCCGAAAGTCTGTTCGGATTCAATTCCCGGATCAAATACGAAAGACCTTCTCTGATTTTAAAAACCGCCGTGTCGAAAGAAGGATATTTTGCGGCGTCCGATAAGTCGCAGATTTTTTTATCCGGAAAACTTTCCCTCCACCTAACATCTCTTTTGCGGGCAAAATGCGATGCCGTCTTGGTCGGTCCGGGAACCTTGTTTTATGATAAACCGGGTTTGGATTTTCGGGTTTTACCGGCTCCTGCCGCGACGGAAGAATTTTCGGATTTTGCAGCGGAACGAGCAAACGGATTTGCGAACTTACTCAAAAACATTCTCCGATACGGAACGAATGCAGACGTTTGGAACGTTCACTCGGACGCGAGAACTTCGTATCAACCGTATCGAGTGTTTTTTATATTCGAAGAAAAGAATATATCGACCGAGTGGATCGAAAAACAGAAAAACATCAACGAACGGAACGAGTCTAAGAAATGTATCTTTCTGTTAAAGGAAGGAGCGATTCTTACCGAAGAAACGAAACGCGCATTGTTCTCATTGACCGATCACGAAATCTTTACGGTTTCGACGAATCGTCTCGCGGAGGATTGTTTTTCGATTTTATCTTCGATCGGAGTCAATTTACTTCTTGTGGAAGGCGGCAATCTGCTTTATGAAACCTTCTCCGCAAAGATGCAGGAAAACGATCTCATTCTAAAAATTCAAACTTCTCGATCGATTCAAAACGGAATTCTGCCTTCGCTGCAAACGAACGCGGAAACTCTCGTTTGGAAAACGGAAGTGGGAGAAGACAGCTGGGAGGCGCACCGATGTTTACGGGTTTAG
- a CDS encoding bifunctional 3,4-dihydroxy-2-butanone-4-phosphate synthase/GTP cyclohydrolase II: MIQPIENAIEEIKSGRMIILVDSEDRENEGDLVVAAEFADKEKINFMATFGRGLICMPMEAERLKKLGLNRMVDDYSLGDKHGTAFTVSVDAKHGTSTGISAQDRAITVQALLDEKTVSGDLMRPGHLFPLQAVPGGVLRRAGHTEAAVDLSKLAGLYSAGVICEIMNDDGTMARLPDLETFAQKHGLNIYTIEDLIRYRRAKENLIRLEVESKLPTEYGDFTIRAYSTMIDDKIHVALIKGDIKKDETVMVRVHSECLTGDIFSSNRCDCGPQLHSALDMISKEGKGVLLYMRQEGRGIGLINKLKAYNIQDKGYDTVEANEKLGFAPDLRDYGIGAQILRDIGIGKMKILTNNPRKIVGLDGYGLEVVERVPIEIQPGSDNHGYLMTKKLKLGHILGLG, translated from the coding sequence ATGATCCAGCCCATTGAGAATGCAATCGAAGAAATCAAATCCGGAAGAATGATCATTCTTGTGGATTCGGAAGACCGTGAAAACGAGGGAGATCTCGTGGTTGCGGCCGAATTTGCGGACAAGGAAAAAATCAACTTTATGGCTACGTTCGGCCGCGGGTTGATTTGTATGCCGATGGAAGCAGAGCGTCTGAAAAAACTCGGTCTCAATCGAATGGTGGACGATTATTCTTTGGGCGACAAACACGGAACCGCGTTTACGGTTTCCGTCGACGCGAAACACGGAACATCGACGGGGATTTCCGCTCAAGACAGAGCGATCACCGTGCAGGCGCTTCTGGACGAAAAAACGGTGTCGGGAGATTTAATGCGTCCCGGACATTTGTTTCCTTTGCAGGCGGTTCCGGGCGGAGTTTTGAGAAGGGCAGGACATACGGAAGCCGCAGTGGATTTGTCCAAACTCGCCGGTTTATATTCTGCCGGTGTGATCTGCGAAATCATGAACGACGACGGGACGATGGCTCGTCTTCCGGATCTGGAAACGTTCGCTCAAAAACACGGACTCAATATTTATACGATCGAAGATCTGATTCGCTACAGAAGAGCGAAGGAGAATCTGATCCGTCTCGAAGTGGAATCCAAACTTCCCACCGAATACGGCGATTTTACGATCCGCGCATATTCCACGATGATCGACGACAAAATTCACGTCGCTTTGATCAAAGGAGATATCAAAAAGGACGAAACCGTTATGGTTCGCGTTCACAGTGAATGTCTTACGGGAGATATTTTTTCGAGTAACCGCTGCGATTGCGGTCCTCAGCTTCATTCCGCTCTGGACATGATCTCCAAAGAAGGAAAGGGAGTTCTTCTTTATATGAGGCAGGAAGGAAGAGGAATCGGCCTAATCAATAAATTAAAAGCTTATAATATTCAAGATAAAGGATATGATACGGTCGAAGCGAACGAGAAACTCGGATTCGCTCCCGATCTCCGCGACTACGGGATCGGCGCTCAGATCCTCAGAGATATAGGCATCGGTAAGATGAAGATTCTCACCAACAATCCGCGCAAGATCGTCGGGTTGGACGGTTACGGTCTGGAAGTCGTAGAACGAGTTCCGATCGAAATCCAACCGGGTTCGGACAATCACGGTTATTTGATGACCAAGAAGTTGAAGCTCGGTCACATATTGGGACTCGGCTGA